One part of the Homo sapiens chromosome 21 genomic patch of type FIX, GRCh38.p14 PATCHES HG2513_PATCH genome encodes these proteins:
- the LOC124905537 gene encoding protein FAM104B-like isoform X1 produces the protein MTRYLKGYSSEGRTMGGCPVRKIRRNGSKEGNHHSTQPKRNKRNPIFQDSQDTVFME, from the coding sequence atgactAGGTATTTAAAAGGATACTCGTCCGAGGGCAGGACTATGGGAGGCTGCCCTGTAcggaaaataagaagaaatggcAGTAAAGAGGGCAACCATCATTCCACCCAGCCCAAAAGGAATAAGAGAAACCCTATCTTTCAGGATTCTCAAGACACAGTTTTCATGGAGTGA